ATAATGGAGGGGGAATGTTTCCCCCCTCCACATCTTCAGGATTTGCTTAGGTCAGGACACTCTCAGTCAATCACTTGTCTTACGAAATCAATGAGTTCTTTTGCGGCCGCATCCGGTGATTTCTGGCCAAGAATTACAGCTTCACCAATTTCCCACATTTTCTGCCTAATCTCCACCCAGCCACGAACACTCGGAGCTGGGACTAAAAATTCAGCTACCTGTGCGTAGTCTTTCCTCATTGGCAAACTCAAGAAAGCTTCAGATTTCAGAACACCTTTAAGAACAGGTAAATGTCCAGCTTTTGCCCACTCAGCAGTGCTTTTTGCAAACCATTCAATGAACTTCACCGAAGCTGCTATCTTTGTTGGGTCTTCCTTAGGTTTCTTTGGTATCACCCATGTGTGGCTGTCTGCCCATGTGAATGGTTTACTACCAGGTATTGCGGGTATACTCGTCACACCAAACTCAAAATCTTTGAGGGTAGGATAAACTGCCATTACCCAAACACCATTCAGATGGAATGGAGATTGATTGTTCTGAAAGAGCGATTCGGCCGTATCATAGGTCATAGTTTTCATGATCCCACTCTTGTAGAGATTACTTATAAACTCGTAAGTTTTTTTGACTTTGTCAAAATCTAACTTTAAACTTTTTGTTTTGGCATCATAAATTTGTCCACCAAGTTGTGTGTAATAAGCGATGAAAAGCCTTTCCCCCATCATTGCACCTATCTCGCTAGTGATTCCCACTTCAAGTCCAAGTTTCTCTTTGGCTTGTTTTGCATAATTCAACAGTTCATCCCAAGTTTTAGGAACGAGGACCTCACCTTTCGCATTAACCAAACCAGCTTGTCTCAGCAACTTCTTGTTGTAATAAAGTACCAAAGGATGTGTGTCAAACGGTATCGCGTAAAGTTTGCCGTCAAAGCGGGCTTTTTCAACTATTTCTGGTATGTAATCTTCTAGAACACTTTTGGATACATACTTATCGAGTGCCACCAAAGCGTCCCTTGAAGCGAAATCTGGGAGTACAGCTAGATGCATTACAGAAACGTCGGGTGGATCTCCTGCCGAGATCGCAGTAATCAACTTGTTGTAAAGTTGGCCCCATTCTACAATTTGCTCAACGACTTCGATATCTGGATTCTCCGCATTGAACTTTTTGATGAGCTCAGTGACGAGAAATCCCTCTCCTCCTCCGAAGAACGTCCAAACAGTTATCGTTGTTTTTGCTGTGACTAAGGTAAAGAAAGTAAGCAGAACTGTGACGATGAGCAACCTTCTCATACGAACACCTCCTCCAAATGAGATCATCTATTATAACGATAACATTAACGTTCACCTAAAAACAAGGAAAGAAAAACCTCGAAAAAGCAGGCTAAATAGAGAAAGGATAAATATTTATTGCAAATTTGACAAATTCACACCAAAATGGCGACATACGGTCACTAAAATGAGAAATTTGGGAAAAACCCAATAGGTTCAATTGTTCGTTGAGCTTTTCTCAATCCTTCGTTCGAGAAGCTTTACAAGTTCGAACAACGGTATGATCATCACAGCTGCAAGAACGCTTACCAAGAGTTGATGTCCTGCTAGCGTGGCTGTTCCAAACACATTTTGAAGGCCAGGAACGTATATCACAGCTAAAAGTAGTGCGAACGAAACAACACAAGCCAAGACCAAACGCGGATTGTTTTTCACGCCTACTTTGATCAGTGAGTGCCTCAGAGACTTCGAATTGAGAGCGTGGAACAGCTGACCAGTGCACAACGTGAAGAACACCATGGTCCTTAAAAGCCTTATTTCATCGTGTTCCATAAGTGCCCAACCGTAAACAAAGAGCGTCAAAACGGAGAGTAGCAATCCACCGATGAATATCTTTCTCAAAACCTCTCTGCTCATGATTCCTTCTTTCGGGTCTCTTGGGGGCCTTCTCATGACATCGGGTTCCGCTGGTTCAACACCTAGTGCGAGCGCAGGAAGACCGTCCGTGACCAAGTTCATCCATAGGATCTGGACAGGTATCAGAGGCAATGGCAAACGGAGTAAGATAGATATGAATATAGTTGCGACCTCGCTGATGTTGCAAGAAAGCAGATAATAGACGACTTTTCTTATGTTATCAAAGATCTTTCTTCCTTCTTCTATTGCAGCGACAATGCTGGCAAAGTTATCGTCAGTGAGGACCATATCGGAAGCATCCTTTGAAACGTCTGTTCCTGTTATACCCATGGCAACACCTATGTCTGCTCTCTTCAAAGCGGGAGCATCGTTCACACCATCTCCTGTCATGGCAACGATCTTACCTCTCTTTTTCAACGCTTCGACGATCTTCAGCTTGTCGCTCGGAGAAACCCTCGCGTAAACTTTTACATCTTCAACCACTTTCGCGAGTTCATCAGCATCCATTTCAATAAGCTCAACACCTGTCAGCACTTTTCCTTCCGAATCGAGTATTCCTATTTCTCTCGCTATAGTTTGGGCTGTGGCTCTGTGGTCGCCAGTGATCATGATGACCTTTATTCCCGCAGTTTTGCACTTTTCGAGAGCTTCTTTCACCTCAGGTCTCGGAGGATCTATCATGCCGATGAGACCGAGGAAGATCAGGTCTTGTTCGAGTTCTTTGTACTCGTTTTCCTCAACATTTTTGTAAGCTACCGCAAGAACGCGCAAGCCATCTTGAGCCATGCGTTGGTTTGCTTGAAGAATCTCTATTTTATCCTTCTCCGTCAAATCGTTTATCTCTCCAGAAATCGATACATACTTTGTGCATCTGGCAACAACGATGTCTGGAGCACCTTTTGTGTAAGAGACGAAAGAAGCATTTCTCTTGTGAACCGTTGTCATCATCTTTCTATCGGAATCGAATGGTATCTCGTACACTCTGGGCATCTCTTTTTCAAGTTCTTCTTTCTTCAATCCGAAATCCCATGCTGCAGCGGCTAGGGCGATTTCCGTTGGATCACCTGAAGTGACTTTAGTGTTGCCTTTAAAAGCTATGAAAGCATCGTTACAAAGAGTAGCCGAGATCAGAGCTTCTTTCAAAGCGTTTGGAATTTGGTCAGACGGTTCGTGCTGTAGCCATTGATTTGGATGCAAGTAATATTTCACCACCGTCATCTCGTTCTTGGTGAGTGTACCAGTTTTGTCAGAGCAAATCACGTTCACTGAGCCAAGCGCTTCCACTGCTTGCAATCTTCGTATGATCGCATGCCTCTTCACCATGTTGTACGTACCGAGCGCCAGCACGATTGTCACCACGGCAGGTAGGCCTTCGGGCACAGCAGCCACAGCCAAGCTCACCGATGTGAGAAACATTTCTAAGATCGGATTTCCTTCGATGATGCCAACGATGAAAACGATTGCACAAATGGCGAGTATGATCAAACCTATTTGTTTACCAAGCTTCTCCAAATTCTTCTGTAGTGGTGTTTGCTCTTCTTCAAGTTCTGTCAGCATCTTTGCGATCTTTCCTATCTCGGTTTCGTTACCTGTAGCGGTCACCACGGCCTTGCCACGTCCTCTGCTCACTATGGTGCCCGAATAAACCATGTTCGTTCTATCACCTATGGGTAGGTTCGGTTCATCTATAGGTTCAATCGATTTTTCAACAGGTTGAGATTCACCTGTGAGTGCTGCTTCACTCACGGAAAGGTTGACCGATTCTATTAACCTGCCATCGGCAGGAACATAGTTGCCTGCCTCGAGAATGACAACATCGCCTGGTACAATTTCTCGAGATGGTACAGTTTGAACAACTCCATCTCTCAAAACACGCGCAACTGGAGCAGCCATTTTTTTGAGAAGTTGAAGGGATTTTTCGGCTTTGGATTCTTGTATTGTGCTCAATGTAGCGTTCAGGAGAACTATGATCATGATGAGTATCGCGTCTACAGCTTCTCCAACGATGATAGATATACCAGCGGCGGCGAGCAGGATGATGATGAGAAAGTCTGTAAACTGTGAGAGAAACATTTGAAGGATTGTGCGTTTTTTCTTCTCTGCCAACTCGTTCGGCCCATACTGTTCAAGTCTTCTTTTTGCTTCTTCGCTTGAGAGACCTTTTTGCGGATCGACACCCAATTCTTGACACACTTGCCATGAACTTAATCTGTAGAATTCTTTCAACTTTCCATCACCCCACAGCTCTTCTCTTAAAATAAAGTTTATCTCTCATGAGTTGCAAAAATTTTGCAATAAGCTATCCAACAGCCGAAAAGTATTTGTGAAGGAATACAAAGCTATCCTCACCGGTTTCGCTGAGAAATTTGTAAACACTATATTCGATGTTAAAGGCAAATTGGGGGAATTCAGACAGTGTTTTTCCTAGGCTTATTTAACCATCTCCATCATTTTTGAGGATCAACGAACACCGACAAGTAAAATGTCTTGTCTGTTGCATACACATTGTTGAGATTTTCGATCAATTTGAACAGAGAACTCAAAGCATCGGTGTAAGCTTCTTTTGCGAGCTCAGCCGGTATGTCGCCGACGAAATATTCCCATAGGAAAGCGGCAGCTGAACCTGGTGTTCTGCAAACTCTATATGCTAGGTCTTCACCGAAGAACCACGAATACACCTCAACACCAGCTGACCAAGTAATTTGTCCTGCTAGTACATGTGGAAAGAATACCGCCACTATGGATATTCCTGTGTCCAATACGTCCGCAGCCATTTTCTCACCGTAAGCTTGCTTCATGATGGGATCATCAACGGTGATGAACTTGTAAGAATCGTAACCGAATTCTACCACTCCAACCGCTATGGCAATACCAACTTGTGCTTTTTTGGATGAGAGTACCGCCAGTTTGGTAGCTTTACCAGAGTAACCAAAAACATCCTTCGCGATGTTGACCAACTCGGGGGTAGTACTCACCGCAGTTGAGATCGTTTTGAGTGCAAAATAACTCGCCTGGATGTAATCTCCCTGTTTGAATGCGACCCAAGCTTGATTGCCATCGGTGATCATCGATGCGATACCAGTAGCAACTTCTAGGGAAGATTTCGCAACGCCAAATTTTTTGGATCTCGCCCAATGATCGTTCGGTAGTTTCTCAAGATCATCTACACGCTTGATTGACTTTACTGAGGTTTCAGTGAAGCTACAAACTTTCTTGCCAAGTTCGAGGCTTTTTAATGTGTATCTGGTCACATTTTGAACGAGATCGATCACTGTATATCGAGACTCTTGCTGATCGTTTTTTTGAACAATCCCGAGTTGTTGTGAATTGATTTTTATATTCGTCGCTGCAGTTGTTGGTTTGTTGAGAGCGAAGGACCAAGAGATCTCGCTGTTGAGATCTTCAAAACTTGCGAGCTCTTCACACAGTACTTTGCTGTTTCCAAGAGCGTCTTTCAAGAAGACAGTTTCTCGCACGAGGCCATTAACATCCCACTTCAGCATCAATGGTTTGTATGAAACAGATTTTCCTTCCCTTTCTATCCAGATCGGCGTCAGCTTCAGATACGCTGAGTTACCTTTCATTTTCTCCCTTGGAAGTCGTACAACAACTCTGAAAAGTCCAGGCCGTTCAATCATCGCCACTGCAATACCTTCATGGAACGGAATGTTGTCATCTCTGTTGAGATCACCAGAGGTGTAAAACGAAAAAAGAAAGCCAGCTATCTTGTATCGTGAATCATTTTCGTAGCTGAGGCTATCGTATGTGCTGTAATCAAAGAATTGAATCAGTATGTTCGTCTCATAACCTTGTGCGAATCTAACTGGGTACAGTAAGTATCGATAAAAACTACTTTGGGAAGGATAATACATCGCATCTTTGTTCTTCAAATGCACGATTCGAAAATCTGTGAGCCAATCGTAATAAAACCTGAATTCCATTGGGTGTAACATGTCTGAAGGAAAGATGCAACTGAATTCGGGTTTGTGATCTTGCTCCGATCCGTACGTATTTTGGTATCTACTGGTTTTATCCATCCTGTAGGTTATGAAATGCTCATCTTTGAAAAGTTCATCGATGATTTTTCGATACGTTTCTTCATTCATTTTGCTTTTCCGTGTTCCTTGTTCTTCATAACGTTCGATCAATTTTGAATGAAGATATTTTTCAACCCAGCCATCGAGTCCGAAGAAACACACCGCTTGTTCCAGGCGAATCATCCCTGGCTCTTGAAGTTCTTTCCAAATGGGTTCAGGTGGGTTCAACAAGACAGACAAATCTTCGTTATCTCGAGCTGCATCTGCGTCTGTATTTGTATTGTTGGGATCACTCCCAAACAAATTCTCAAGCCAATCTGTCACCCCGTCTCCGTCACTATCCTTTGGGAGAACGTTCACCATGAACTCTCTCTTCGTATCCTGAAGTTGGACAAAGAGTTTATGAAGACCTGGTTCTGAAGGGGTATGCCAGATGTATCCGACTTGTCCTGGTTTGGTTGGTACATACCAATCGTTTTTCTCTAAACGTCCAGAGCTGACGGAGAGTATCGCTTGCGCGGGTGAGTAAGAAATCTCTATTTGACTGTCTGTATAAATGAGTTCAGGTAGGTTCAATTCCACCTCGAGTTCCTCGACATTCACATGAAATTCTTTCTTCACTGAACCAACTTGAAGTGTCAGTGTGTAGACACCGGCTTTCGCAGGAGTGAACCAGTGAGAATCTTCAATGAATCCTGCGTTAGCTGAGATCTTGGCGAAACTCGGGACATATTCGATCTTCACCTTGGTACTTACATATGCTGGTTTTTCTATGCTGAGTGAAGCTTCAAGCCATCCTTTGTTAGTTTTTGGGATACGAGCGACCGTGATTGTGCCAGGCTGAGAAAGTTCCTTGAAAAGCAAAAACAAATCCTCAGCATCACACGCTCCAAAGTGAATAAACCCAACGCTGCTAGGTTCAATCGCATAGAAGGCCAACAGTTCTCCTTGAGATTTGCTGAGAGAAAAGACACACGGACCGTGTTCATAAGCGCCCTTCATGTATATTTCTTCACGATCATTCACAAGAACTTGGTGTATTGATAAATCTTTGGATAATTTACGGTCTAAAAGTTTATTCAGTGAAGTCGTATCGAAAATCATGAACGATTGATCTGTGTAACCCTGGCAGATCAGGATCAACCTTCCTGAGCCGTCCAGTTCGTGATGGAGGATTTGAACGTTCGAAAGCTTGTGTTCAGCAATCAAATCTCCGGACGCGTTGAACGTGAGCAGGATCAAATCAGTCATGAGACTATCGAACTCAGACGTCAATCCAACGACGAGAGAAGTATTTTTTCCAGAACTTTTCACGTGTTGAAAAAGAACTTTCCAGCGGGTTGATTCGAGTCCGAGATCTCTGGGTTCGTAGAACTTACACGTTCCAAGCTCCGTCAAGACTAAAAATCTGGTTGAACCTTGTTTCAGTTTAGGACTCTTAGCGAAGAGAATTGGAAATCCTTCAACAGTTATGTCTTGAAGATATAAATTTTCATCACGCAAGAATTTGATTTCTTCGTCGCCGAACTTTTTATCCTTCCATTGAATCTTTCCATCTTCAAGGCAGAAAAGTAAAGGTACCTCATTCTTTGCTTTTGGGTCGGCTTTTCCAAGATAAAGTATTTTGTCCCCGACTAGTGCAATGAAATTTCCTTCTGGATGGGTCAACTTTTCTTGTTTCAAATCAAAAACATAAAACTCTGCAGCACTCTTAAAAAGTAGCTGTGTTTTGTACATCTGAAAAGGATAAATAGTGCCAAACTTCGCTATCGCTCGTTGAAGGTCGGTGGAAAGGTCTTTTCCAGTGCGAAGATCGAGAACAACCAGACGAGGAGAGGAAACGGAACTTGAGGATTCTTCAACGAAGAGACAGAGCTTTTCGTCTACTATTCTTGCTTTCCATATATTCGTCAAAATCGATTTGTACTTTTTTTCCCACAGTAGTTTTTTATCAGTTTTGTTGTACACCTGAACCTTGTGAACTTCTTGATCTGTCAAAACAAGGACGACCACATTTTTATCGATTAAGAAGTCAGTGACACCATCGCCGTACGTTTTAAACTGGACAAAATTATTGAGCGTATTTTCTTGATATGAAAACACTGTGATCATCGAGGTCAAGCAAATCATTAAAAGATAGAGTTTTTTCACCAGCTATCCCCCCATGAGAGCAAGAGGAAGCAAAACTTTATTACAACGATCTTGCTCAAAATGAATTTATGACAGGATCGATTAGAATCCAATTAGAATTTTTCAGGGGAAATTTCTATCACGATGATCAGATAAAAGGTGAGAATGGAGGGTTGAACTGTGAAGAGACTTGGGATCGTTGGATTTGGTGCTGCAGCAATAGGTTTTCTGGAGGGCTTGATAGAAACGGGGAAAATTAACGATTACGAGATTACCGTATTCGAGAAGGGAAAAGATCACATGCACAACACAATTTCCGGTGTTCGTATGGACGGCAAAATCTTCATCAGTAGAGGCATGGGTGGTGAGCTGGATGTGCCGTTGGATATACAGTACAAGATCGTCGAGCTTTATTTAACCCACTCTGGTTACAAACCGACTTTGAGAGATAAGAGCAATTTCATCGAGTATCTCAAGTCGTTCGAGAGGAACGGAAGAAAGATAGAGTTCGGTGAATCTTTTTCCAGTGAAGAAGTTTATAAAAGATTCTACGATCACGGTTTCGAGCCAGTGAAAGCTTATTTCTTTCATCTCGGAACGGATGTGCTCAGAGAGACTAACAACAACTTGTTTGAATATTTCACTTTTTTCAAGAACATCCAATTTTTGTTCAACACGATTGTTGAAGATATTGAGCTTGGTCCAAAACACAAAGTTGTAGCAAACAAGGGTGAATTCACATTCGACGAGTTGGTCATCTCAGTTGGTCGAAGTGGGCACAAGTTGATGGATCGTATCAAGGAGAAGTATCCTCAACTTGTGAAAGAAAACTACTACGTTGATATAGGTATCAGATATGAACTCCCAAACCACGTGATGGAAGAGTTTTTCGACATGTACGAAGTGAAAGTTAGGTACAGAACGAGAACAGGTTATATGTGTAGACTCTTTTGCCAAAATCCTTCCGGCAAAGTAACTTTGGAGAAGTACGATGAATTCACAACAGTGAACGGTTATTCAGACACTTATCACAAAACTGATAACACTAATTTTGCTGTTTTGGTGACGACACGCTTTACAGAACCATTCAAAGATCCAACAGGTTACGGAAAAAACCTTGCCAAGCTTGCGAACATACTGGCTGGTGATAAAGAAAAAGTCATCCTGCAAACTTATGGAGATTTCAAAGAGTACAGAAGGACGAAGAGAATTGGGAGAGTATATCCCACGTTGAACGGAAACAGCTTCATTTTGGGAGATGCGAACCTTGTTTTTCCTTCCAAGATAAGGGAATCTTTAGTTGATTTCATCGACAATCTCGATCGAGTCATCAAAGGCGTAGCTTATTTCGATAATCTCCTCTACGCAGTAGAAGTGAAATTCTATTCAAACAAATTCTGTAACGA
This region of Pseudothermotoga sp. genomic DNA includes:
- a CDS encoding calcium-transporting P-type ATPase, PMR1-type, with translation MKEFYRLSSWQVCQELGVDPQKGLSSEEAKRRLEQYGPNELAEKKKRTILQMFLSQFTDFLIIILLAAAGISIIVGEAVDAILIMIIVLLNATLSTIQESKAEKSLQLLKKMAAPVARVLRDGVVQTVPSREIVPGDVVILEAGNYVPADGRLIESVNLSVSEAALTGESQPVEKSIEPIDEPNLPIGDRTNMVYSGTIVSRGRGKAVVTATGNETEIGKIAKMLTELEEEQTPLQKNLEKLGKQIGLIILAICAIVFIVGIIEGNPILEMFLTSVSLAVAAVPEGLPAVVTIVLALGTYNMVKRHAIIRRLQAVEALGSVNVICSDKTGTLTKNEMTVVKYYLHPNQWLQHEPSDQIPNALKEALISATLCNDAFIAFKGNTKVTSGDPTEIALAAAAWDFGLKKEELEKEMPRVYEIPFDSDRKMMTTVHKRNASFVSYTKGAPDIVVARCTKYVSISGEINDLTEKDKIEILQANQRMAQDGLRVLAVAYKNVEENEYKELEQDLIFLGLIGMIDPPRPEVKEALEKCKTAGIKVIMITGDHRATAQTIAREIGILDSEGKVLTGVELIEMDADELAKVVEDVKVYARVSPSDKLKIVEALKKRGKIVAMTGDGVNDAPALKRADIGVAMGITGTDVSKDASDMVLTDDNFASIVAAIEEGRKIFDNIRKVVYYLLSCNISEVATIFISILLRLPLPLIPVQILWMNLVTDGLPALALGVEPAEPDVMRRPPRDPKEGIMSREVLRKIFIGGLLLSVLTLFVYGWALMEHDEIRLLRTMVFFTLCTGQLFHALNSKSLRHSLIKVGVKNNPRLVLACVVSFALLLAVIYVPGLQNVFGTATLAGHQLLVSVLAAVMIIPLFELVKLLERRIEKSSTNN
- a CDS encoding NAD(P)/FAD-dependent oxidoreductase, which gives rise to MKRLGIVGFGAAAIGFLEGLIETGKINDYEITVFEKGKDHMHNTISGVRMDGKIFISRGMGGELDVPLDIQYKIVELYLTHSGYKPTLRDKSNFIEYLKSFERNGRKIEFGESFSSEEVYKRFYDHGFEPVKAYFFHLGTDVLRETNNNLFEYFTFFKNIQFLFNTIVEDIELGPKHKVVANKGEFTFDELVISVGRSGHKLMDRIKEKYPQLVKENYYVDIGIRYELPNHVMEEFFDMYEVKVRYRTRTGYMCRLFCQNPSGKVTLEKYDEFTTVNGYSDTYHKTDNTNFAVLVTTRFTEPFKDPTGYGKNLAKLANILAGDKEKVILQTYGDFKEYRRTKRIGRVYPTLNGNSFILGDANLVFPSKIRESLVDFIDNLDRVIKGVAYFDNLLYAVEVKFYSNKFCNDIVENLHVIGDCSGWTRSIQYATAMGYMRAIQS
- a CDS encoding thrombospondin type 3 repeat-containing protein, with translation MKKLYLLMICLTSMITVFSYQENTLNNFVQFKTYGDGVTDFLIDKNVVVLVLTDQEVHKVQVYNKTDKKLLWEKKYKSILTNIWKARIVDEKLCLFVEESSSSVSSPRLVVLDLRTGKDLSTDLQRAIAKFGTIYPFQMYKTQLLFKSAAEFYVFDLKQEKLTHPEGNFIALVGDKILYLGKADPKAKNEVPLLFCLEDGKIQWKDKKFGDEEIKFLRDENLYLQDITVEGFPILFAKSPKLKQGSTRFLVLTELGTCKFYEPRDLGLESTRWKVLFQHVKSSGKNTSLVVGLTSEFDSLMTDLILLTFNASGDLIAEHKLSNVQILHHELDGSGRLILICQGYTDQSFMIFDTTSLNKLLDRKLSKDLSIHQVLVNDREEIYMKGAYEHGPCVFSLSKSQGELLAFYAIEPSSVGFIHFGACDAEDLFLLFKELSQPGTITVARIPKTNKGWLEASLSIEKPAYVSTKVKIEYVPSFAKISANAGFIEDSHWFTPAKAGVYTLTLQVGSVKKEFHVNVEELEVELNLPELIYTDSQIEISYSPAQAILSVSSGRLEKNDWYVPTKPGQVGYIWHTPSEPGLHKLFVQLQDTKREFMVNVLPKDSDGDGVTDWLENLFGSDPNNTNTDADAARDNEDLSVLLNPPEPIWKELQEPGMIRLEQAVCFFGLDGWVEKYLHSKLIERYEEQGTRKSKMNEETYRKIIDELFKDEHFITYRMDKTSRYQNTYGSEQDHKPEFSCIFPSDMLHPMEFRFYYDWLTDFRIVHLKNKDAMYYPSQSSFYRYLLYPVRFAQGYETNILIQFFDYSTYDSLSYENDSRYKIAGFLFSFYTSGDLNRDDNIPFHEGIAVAMIERPGLFRVVVRLPREKMKGNSAYLKLTPIWIEREGKSVSYKPLMLKWDVNGLVRETVFLKDALGNSKVLCEELASFEDLNSEISWSFALNKPTTAATNIKINSQQLGIVQKNDQQESRYTVIDLVQNVTRYTLKSLELGKKVCSFTETSVKSIKRVDDLEKLPNDHWARSKKFGVAKSSLEVATGIASMITDGNQAWVAFKQGDYIQASYFALKTISTAVSTTPELVNIAKDVFGYSGKATKLAVLSSKKAQVGIAIAVGVVEFGYDSYKFITVDDPIMKQAYGEKMAADVLDTGISIVAVFFPHVLAGQITWSAGVEVYSWFFGEDLAYRVCRTPGSAAAFLWEYFVGDIPAELAKEAYTDALSSLFKLIENLNNVYATDKTFYLSVFVDPQK
- a CDS encoding ABC transporter substrate-binding protein, with the protein product MRRLLIVTVLLTFFTLVTAKTTITVWTFFGGGEGFLVTELIKKFNAENPDIEVVEQIVEWGQLYNKLITAISAGDPPDVSVMHLAVLPDFASRDALVALDKYVSKSVLEDYIPEIVEKARFDGKLYAIPFDTHPLVLYYNKKLLRQAGLVNAKGEVLVPKTWDELLNYAKQAKEKLGLEVGITSEIGAMMGERLFIAYYTQLGGQIYDAKTKSLKLDFDKVKKTYEFISNLYKSGIMKTMTYDTAESLFQNNQSPFHLNGVWVMAVYPTLKDFEFGVTSIPAIPGSKPFTWADSHTWVIPKKPKEDPTKIAASVKFIEWFAKSTAEWAKAGHLPVLKGVLKSEAFLSLPMRKDYAQVAEFLVPAPSVRGWVEIRQKMWEIGEAVILGQKSPDAAAKELIDFVRQVID